In the genome of Myxococcus stipitatus, one region contains:
- a CDS encoding TIGR02266 family protein: protein MTESNQAAVGLVVKLPFATPEEFLAKYGGNVTKGGIYLRARAVKPPGTAVTLDLRLASGERIIHAQAVVHFVTGQGGQGVLGMGLRFLALDPQTRRLLDLAVATLPHAQSDMPPVPSGVGAPDYTVPPAQPMASPTMAAAPVASASSTAPAPTPAVMMSDAALGLSTEEPKRAGLVIGIDLGTTNSCAAYVRNGKPGVLNSREGHNTVPSIIAVNTRGKLVVGHPAKGQMLTNPRQTVYGAKRLVGRAYGSTIVEQIKDKFHYEITAGENGDAGVKLSDHVYSLQQISALILREVREVAQNQLGQMVSRAVVTVPAYYNDNQRQAVREAGKLAGLYVERILNEPTAAALAYGYGRKLNQRVLVYDLGGGTFDASVLELTDNVYEVISTGGDTFLGGIDFDNAIVTYLLEEFQKKTGRPFQGDRVAMQRINDAAERAKCALSERSEMRVHVAFVTMIDDKPFDLDVVLTRQKLVELTEKLVVRTIQVCDEVLKAKGLGPKDIDEVILVGGQSRFPLVHEKITRFFGKPPSKGVHPDEAVALGAALLAHSLGQLEGVVLIDVLPMAIGVGLPGGRFKPVLERNTSLPSTKSYSLATHRDGQTELELTVFQGDSDKAADNEYLGTLKLAGLPRLPRGSVQVSVTFEVNNESLLKVTAREASTGREVTSTFSTRDTPEAVKAKLAQLDTEVAGATTSASQPATSARVGGTQPQAPRMKAPVGGTTASPPRVAQSQITSTTQTGAQAVAPVVTASKTWSLVGWLKGLFGRP from the coding sequence TTGACGGAATCGAATCAGGCGGCGGTCGGGCTCGTGGTGAAGCTGCCATTCGCGACGCCCGAGGAGTTCCTGGCGAAGTATGGCGGCAATGTCACGAAGGGGGGCATCTACCTGCGCGCCCGCGCGGTGAAGCCGCCCGGGACGGCCGTCACCCTGGATCTCCGGCTGGCGAGTGGCGAGCGCATCATCCACGCCCAGGCCGTCGTCCATTTCGTCACCGGGCAGGGGGGCCAGGGTGTGCTCGGCATGGGCCTGCGCTTCCTGGCGTTGGACCCCCAGACGCGTCGCCTCCTCGACCTGGCGGTCGCCACCCTCCCCCACGCCCAGTCGGACATGCCCCCTGTCCCTTCGGGGGTGGGCGCTCCGGACTACACCGTCCCACCCGCGCAGCCGATGGCCAGCCCCACCATGGCGGCGGCTCCGGTGGCCTCGGCGAGCAGCACGGCGCCAGCCCCCACGCCCGCGGTGATGATGTCGGACGCGGCGCTGGGGCTGAGCACGGAGGAGCCGAAGCGCGCGGGGCTGGTGATCGGCATCGACCTGGGCACGACGAACTCGTGTGCCGCGTATGTGCGCAACGGCAAGCCCGGGGTGCTCAACAGCCGCGAGGGCCACAACACCGTGCCCTCCATCATCGCGGTCAACACGCGCGGCAAGCTGGTGGTGGGTCACCCCGCGAAGGGGCAGATGCTCACCAACCCTCGGCAGACGGTGTACGGCGCGAAGCGCCTGGTGGGGCGCGCGTACGGCTCCACCATCGTCGAGCAGATCAAGGACAAGTTCCACTACGAGATCACCGCGGGAGAAAACGGCGACGCGGGCGTGAAGCTCTCGGACCACGTCTATTCGCTCCAGCAGATCTCCGCGCTCATCCTCCGCGAGGTCCGCGAGGTGGCGCAGAACCAGCTGGGCCAGATGGTGTCCCGCGCGGTCGTCACCGTGCCCGCGTACTACAACGACAACCAGCGGCAGGCGGTGCGTGAGGCCGGCAAGCTCGCGGGGCTGTACGTCGAGCGCATCCTCAACGAGCCCACCGCCGCGGCGCTCGCGTACGGCTATGGCCGCAAGCTCAACCAGCGCGTGCTCGTGTACGACCTGGGCGGCGGCACCTTCGACGCCTCGGTGCTGGAGCTGACGGACAACGTCTACGAGGTCATCTCCACCGGCGGCGACACGTTCCTGGGCGGCATCGACTTCGACAACGCCATCGTCACGTACCTCCTGGAGGAGTTCCAGAAGAAGACGGGGCGCCCGTTCCAAGGCGACCGGGTGGCCATGCAGCGCATCAACGACGCGGCGGAGCGTGCGAAGTGCGCGCTGTCGGAGCGCTCGGAGATGCGGGTGCACGTGGCCTTCGTCACGATGATCGACGACAAGCCGTTCGACCTGGACGTCGTGCTGACCCGGCAGAAGCTCGTCGAGCTGACCGAGAAGCTGGTGGTCCGCACCATCCAGGTCTGCGACGAGGTCCTCAAGGCGAAGGGCCTGGGCCCCAAGGACATCGACGAGGTCATCCTCGTGGGCGGCCAGAGCCGCTTCCCGCTGGTGCACGAGAAGATCACCCGCTTCTTCGGCAAGCCCCCGAGCAAGGGCGTCCACCCGGACGAGGCCGTCGCGCTGGGCGCCGCGCTCCTCGCGCACAGCCTGGGACAGCTCGAGGGCGTGGTCCTCATCGACGTGCTGCCCATGGCCATCGGCGTGGGACTTCCGGGCGGGCGCTTCAAGCCCGTGCTCGAGCGCAACACGTCGCTGCCCTCCACCAAGTCCTACTCCCTGGCCACGCACCGCGATGGGCAGACGGAGCTGGAGCTGACCGTCTTCCAGGGCGACTCCGACAAGGCCGCCGACAACGAGTACCTGGGCACGCTCAAGCTCGCGGGCTTGCCTCGGCTGCCGCGCGGCTCGGTGCAGGTGTCCGTGACCTTCGAGGTGAACAACGAGTCGCTGCTCAAGGTGACCGCACGCGAGGCCTCCACCGGTCGCGAGGTGACGAGCACCTTCTCCACGCGCGACACGCCCGAGGCCGTGAAGGCCAAGTTGGCGCAGCTCGACACGGAGGTCGCGGGTGCGACCACCTCCGCGTCACAGCCCGCGACATCTGCGCGCGTCGGAGGAACACAACCCCAGGCACCGCGGATGAAGGCGCCTGTGGGTGGAACAACCGCTTCACCGCCACGTGTCGCTCAATCGCAAATCACGTCGACGACACAGACAGGTGCTCAAGCGGTAGCACCCGTGGTGACGGCATCCAAGACCTGGAGCCTCGTTGGGTGGCTCAAGGGTTTGTTTGGCAGACCGTGA